The following are from one region of the Betta splendens chromosome 15, fBetSpl5.4, whole genome shotgun sequence genome:
- the peli1b gene encoding E3 ubiquitin-protein ligase pellino homolog 1b — MYSPEQENISTTASTKVPVKYGELIVLGYNGSLPNGDRGRRKSRFALCKRPKANGVKPSTVHVACSPQAAKAISNKDQHSISYTLSRAQTVVVEYTHDSNTDMFQIGRSTESPIDFVVTDTVAGSQSNADTQSVQSTISRFACRIMCQRTPPYTARIYAAGFDSSKNIFLGEKAAKWKTCDAQMDGLTTNGVLVMHPRTGFTQDSKPGVWREISVCGNVFTLRETRSAQQRGKMVETESQELVDGSLIDLCGATLLWRTAEGLARTPTLKHLEALRQEINAARPQCPVGFNTLAFPSMRRKDTPDEKQPWVYLQCGHVHGYHNWGNHREEREGREGRHRECPMCRARGPYVPLWLGCEAAFYVDAAPPTHAFSPCGHVCSEKTAGFWSQIPLPHGTHTFHAACPFCAQQLSGEQGYVRLIFQGPLD; from the exons ATGTACTCCCCAGAGCAGGAAAACATCTCCACCACCGCCTCCACCAAAGTGCCAGTGAAGTATGGAGAGCTGATTGTGCTGGG gtaCAATGGCTCTCTGCCCAACGGAGACCGGGGCCGACGTAAAAGCCGCTTTGCTCTTTGCAAAAGGCCAAAGGCGAACGGGGTGAAGCCCAGCACGGTCCACGTCGCCTGCTCTCCACAGGCAGCCAAG GCCATAAGCAACAAAGACCAGCACAGCATCTCCTATACTCTGTCTCGAGCCCAGACGGTGGTGGTGGAGTACACCCACGACAGCAATACAGACATGTTCCAG ATTGGCCGATCGACAGAGAGTCCCATAGACTTCGTGGTGACGGACACTGTGGCTGGCAGCCAGAGCAACGCAGACACTCAGTCGGTCCAGAGCACCATCTCCCGTTTCGCCTGCCGCATCATGTGCCAGCGCACGCCGCCTTACACCGCACGCATCTACGCCGCAGGCTTCGACTCCTCCAAGAACATCTTCCTCGGG GAGAAAGCTGCTAAGTGGAAGACGTGTGACGCTCAAATGGACGGGCTGACCACCAACGGCGTGCTGGTGATGCACCCTCGCACCGGCTTCACCCAGGACTCCAAACCGGGCGTGTGGAGGGAGATCTCAGTCTGCGGCAACGTCTTCACGCTGCGGGAGACGCGCTCGGCTCAACAGCGGGGAAAGATG GTGGAGACCGAGTCCCAGGAGCTCGTGGACGGCTCCCTCATCGACCTTTGCGGCGCCACCCTGCTGTGGCGCACGGCCGAGGGGCTGGCGCGCACGCCCACCCTCAAACACCTGGAGGCCCTGAGGCAGGAGATCAACGCCGCCCGGCCCCAGTGTCCCGTCGGCTTCAACACGCTGGCCTTCCCCTCCATGCGGCGCAAGGACACGCCGGACGAGAAGCAGCCGTGGGTGTACCTCCAGTGCGGACACGTGCACGGCTACCACAACTGGGGCAACCACCGCGAGGAGCGCGAGGGCCGCGAGGGCCGGCACCGCGAGTGCCCCATGTGCCGGGCGCGGGGCCCGTACGTGCCGCTGTGGCTGGGCTGCGAGGCGGCCTTCTACGTGGACGCGGCGCCGCCCACGCACGCCTTCAGCCCCTGCGGCCACGTGTGCTCCGAGAAGACGGCGGGCTTCTGGAGCCAGATCCCGCTGCCGCACGGCACGCACACCTTCCACGCCGCCTGCCCCTTCTGCGCCCAGCAGCTGAGCGGCGAGCAGGGCTACGTCAGACTCATCTTCCAGGGACCGCTGGACTAG
- the ugp2b gene encoding UDP-glucose pyrophosphorylase 2b isoform X1 — translation MTLYIEGLIKGPANEGMAQFQEMMRQQLESSMHTELEKLLDTAKAAEKEVSKKDFEGFKNLYHRFLQVKGPSIEWIKIKRPPEDSIQPYDKIAARGLPDNVADSLNKLVVVKLNGGLGTSMGCKGPKSLISVRNENTFLDLTVQQIEHLNKTYNTDVPLVLMNSFNTDEDTKKILQKYTHHRVKIHTFNQSRYPRINKESLLPVATGLAMTGQNAEGWYPPGHGDIYASFYNSGLLNELIAQGKEYIFVSNIDNLGATVDLHILHHLVSQPNGKRCEFVMEVTDKTRADVKGGTLIQYEGKLRLLEIAQVPKAHVDEFKSVSKFKIFNTNNLWISLAAIKRLQEDKAMDMEIIVNPKTLDGGQNVIQLETAVGAAIKCFDNALGINVPRSRFLPVKTTSDLLLVMSNLYSLDAGSLNMSPKREFPTTPHVKLGSSFTKVQEYLTRFESIPDMLELDHLTVSGDVTFGKNVSLKGTVIIIANHGDRIDIPAGSMLENKIVSGNLRILDH, via the exons ATGACACTTTATATAGAAG GTCTTATTAAAGGACCAGCCAACGAAGGGATGGCTCAGTTCCAGGAAATGatgcggcagcagctggagagctcCATGCACACGGAGCTGGAGAAACTGCTGGACACTGCcaaagcagcagagaaagag gTGTCCAAGAAAGACTTTGAAGGCTTCAAGAATCTTTACCACAGATTTCTGCAGGTCAAGGGACCATCAATAGAGTGGATTAAGATAAAGAGACCCCCAGAGGACTCA ATCCAACCCTACGATAAGATCGCCGCTCGAGGCCTCCCGGACAACGTAGCCGACAGCCTGAACAAGCTGGTGGTGGTGAAGCTGAACGGAGGCCTGGGCACCAGCATGGGCTGCAAGGGCCCCAAGAGCCTGATCAGCGTCCGCAACGAGAACACCTTCCTGGACCTCACTGTTCAGCAGATAGAG CACCTGAACAAGACTTACAACACAGACGTGCCCCTGGTCCTCATGAACTCCTTTAACACGGACGAAGACACTAAGAAGATCCTGCAGAAGTACACGCACCATCGCGTCAAGATACACACCTTCAACCAGAGCAG GTACCCTCGCATCAACAAAGAGTCCCTCCTCCCTGTGGCCACCGGCCTGGCCATGACGGGGCAGAATGCGGAGGGCTGGTACCCTCCGGGCCACGGCGACATCTACGCCAGCTTCTACAACTCGGGCCTGTTGAACGAGCTCATCGCTCAGGGCAAGGAGTACATATTTGTGTCCAACATCGACAACCTGGGAGCCACCGTGGACCTGCACATCCTGCACCACCTGGTCAGCCAGCCCAACGGCAAGCGCTGCGAGTTCGTCATGGAGGTGACGGACAAAACCCGTGCCGACGTCAAG ggTGGAACCCTGATCCAGTACGAGGGGAAGCTGCGGCTGCTGGAGATCGCACAAGTGCCCAAGGCCCACGTGGACGAATTCAAGTCGGTGTCGAAGTTCAAGATCTTCAACACCAACAACCTCTGGATCTCCCTGGCCGCTATCAAGAGGCTCCAGGAAGACAAGGCCATGGACATGGAGATCATAGTCAACCCCAAG ACGCTGGACGGGGGGCAGAACGTCATCCAGCTGGAGACGGCGGTGGGCGCCGCCATCAAATGCTTCGACAACGCTCTGGGAATAAACGTGCCTCGCAGCCGCTTCCTGCCCGTCAAGACCACGTCCGACCTGCTGCTGGTCATGTCCAACCTGTACAGCCTGGACGCCGGCTCCCTCAACATGAGCCCCAAGAGGGAGTTCCCAACCACCCCACACGTCAAACTGGGCAGCTCCTTCACCAAG GTCCAGGAGTACTTGACTCGCTTCGAGAGCATCCCCGACATGCTGGAGCTCGACCACCTGACTGTGTCTGGAGACGTGACCTTTGGGAAGAACGTCTCGCTCAAG ggcaccgtcatcatcatcgccaACCACGGCGATCGGATCGACATTCCTGCCGGCTCCATGCTGGAGAACAAAATCGTATCCGGAAACCTTCGCATCCTCGACCACTGA
- the ugp2b gene encoding UDP-glucose pyrophosphorylase 2b isoform X2, giving the protein MAQFQEMMRQQLESSMHTELEKLLDTAKAAEKEVSKKDFEGFKNLYHRFLQVKGPSIEWIKIKRPPEDSIQPYDKIAARGLPDNVADSLNKLVVVKLNGGLGTSMGCKGPKSLISVRNENTFLDLTVQQIEHLNKTYNTDVPLVLMNSFNTDEDTKKILQKYTHHRVKIHTFNQSRYPRINKESLLPVATGLAMTGQNAEGWYPPGHGDIYASFYNSGLLNELIAQGKEYIFVSNIDNLGATVDLHILHHLVSQPNGKRCEFVMEVTDKTRADVKGGTLIQYEGKLRLLEIAQVPKAHVDEFKSVSKFKIFNTNNLWISLAAIKRLQEDKAMDMEIIVNPKTLDGGQNVIQLETAVGAAIKCFDNALGINVPRSRFLPVKTTSDLLLVMSNLYSLDAGSLNMSPKREFPTTPHVKLGSSFTKVQEYLTRFESIPDMLELDHLTVSGDVTFGKNVSLKGTVIIIANHGDRIDIPAGSMLENKIVSGNLRILDH; this is encoded by the exons ATGGCTCAGTTCCAGGAAATGatgcggcagcagctggagagctcCATGCACACGGAGCTGGAGAAACTGCTGGACACTGCcaaagcagcagagaaagag gTGTCCAAGAAAGACTTTGAAGGCTTCAAGAATCTTTACCACAGATTTCTGCAGGTCAAGGGACCATCAATAGAGTGGATTAAGATAAAGAGACCCCCAGAGGACTCA ATCCAACCCTACGATAAGATCGCCGCTCGAGGCCTCCCGGACAACGTAGCCGACAGCCTGAACAAGCTGGTGGTGGTGAAGCTGAACGGAGGCCTGGGCACCAGCATGGGCTGCAAGGGCCCCAAGAGCCTGATCAGCGTCCGCAACGAGAACACCTTCCTGGACCTCACTGTTCAGCAGATAGAG CACCTGAACAAGACTTACAACACAGACGTGCCCCTGGTCCTCATGAACTCCTTTAACACGGACGAAGACACTAAGAAGATCCTGCAGAAGTACACGCACCATCGCGTCAAGATACACACCTTCAACCAGAGCAG GTACCCTCGCATCAACAAAGAGTCCCTCCTCCCTGTGGCCACCGGCCTGGCCATGACGGGGCAGAATGCGGAGGGCTGGTACCCTCCGGGCCACGGCGACATCTACGCCAGCTTCTACAACTCGGGCCTGTTGAACGAGCTCATCGCTCAGGGCAAGGAGTACATATTTGTGTCCAACATCGACAACCTGGGAGCCACCGTGGACCTGCACATCCTGCACCACCTGGTCAGCCAGCCCAACGGCAAGCGCTGCGAGTTCGTCATGGAGGTGACGGACAAAACCCGTGCCGACGTCAAG ggTGGAACCCTGATCCAGTACGAGGGGAAGCTGCGGCTGCTGGAGATCGCACAAGTGCCCAAGGCCCACGTGGACGAATTCAAGTCGGTGTCGAAGTTCAAGATCTTCAACACCAACAACCTCTGGATCTCCCTGGCCGCTATCAAGAGGCTCCAGGAAGACAAGGCCATGGACATGGAGATCATAGTCAACCCCAAG ACGCTGGACGGGGGGCAGAACGTCATCCAGCTGGAGACGGCGGTGGGCGCCGCCATCAAATGCTTCGACAACGCTCTGGGAATAAACGTGCCTCGCAGCCGCTTCCTGCCCGTCAAGACCACGTCCGACCTGCTGCTGGTCATGTCCAACCTGTACAGCCTGGACGCCGGCTCCCTCAACATGAGCCCCAAGAGGGAGTTCCCAACCACCCCACACGTCAAACTGGGCAGCTCCTTCACCAAG GTCCAGGAGTACTTGACTCGCTTCGAGAGCATCCCCGACATGCTGGAGCTCGACCACCTGACTGTGTCTGGAGACGTGACCTTTGGGAAGAACGTCTCGCTCAAG ggcaccgtcatcatcatcgccaACCACGGCGATCGGATCGACATTCCTGCCGGCTCCATGCTGGAGAACAAAATCGTATCCGGAAACCTTCGCATCCTCGACCACTGA